A genomic window from Candidatus Thiocaldithrix dubininis includes:
- a CDS encoding FIST N-terminal domain-containing protein, translating into MQMVLTHYHVDTGWNVPLPNWDSEQTLVLVFGQADIQAYWSVLDHLKSYYSHSLLMGCSSAASILNGELYETGVVVGVVKFEHTHIVQQTVSANVSENAYVSGKTLAQKLNAPSLQAVWLVGDGMSINATEFLSGFNQHLGKQVPVFGGLASGLGASNDVWILEHGMPMMHRMCAIGFYGAHLVTAGFASDGWKTFGLKRMVTKAHRNIIFEIDHKPALEIYKQYLGERCKTVQNFNLYYPLALWSVDNSQYVVRAIFNADDIQQSLVLSADITEGSQIQFMYGYLDTLVEAAETAAFAVLEQLPQHNIPLLSLTVSCVGRQLAMGEETAQELKAMCDVLPRNSQQIGFYSFGEIAPAANQAYCSLHNETMTVMALYERI; encoded by the coding sequence ATGCAGATGGTGCTCACACATTATCATGTGGATACCGGCTGGAATGTACCATTACCGAACTGGGATTCAGAACAAACCTTAGTATTGGTATTTGGGCAGGCGGATATTCAAGCGTATTGGTCAGTTCTAGATCATCTTAAATCCTATTATTCACATTCACTTTTAATGGGCTGTTCTAGTGCCGCTAGTATTTTAAATGGCGAACTCTATGAAACAGGCGTAGTGGTGGGGGTTGTTAAATTTGAGCACACGCATATTGTGCAACAGACCGTAAGCGCTAATGTTAGTGAAAATGCTTATGTGAGTGGTAAAACGTTAGCCCAGAAACTAAATGCACCCAGCTTACAAGCCGTTTGGTTAGTAGGGGACGGTATGAGCATAAATGCCACGGAATTCTTAAGCGGCTTTAATCAACATTTAGGCAAACAAGTACCTGTATTTGGTGGTCTGGCAAGTGGTTTAGGTGCATCCAATGATGTGTGGATCTTAGAACATGGCATGCCCATGATGCATCGTATGTGTGCCATTGGTTTTTATGGAGCACATTTGGTGACGGCCGGTTTTGCCAGTGATGGCTGGAAAACCTTCGGGCTAAAGCGCATGGTAACCAAAGCACATCGTAATATAATTTTTGAAATTGACCACAAACCCGCCTTAGAAATCTACAAACAATACTTAGGCGAACGTTGTAAGACAGTGCAGAACTTCAACTTATATTACCCCTTGGCTTTATGGTCGGTGGATAATAGCCAGTATGTAGTCAGGGCAATTTTCAATGCGGATGATATCCAACAGAGCCTAGTTCTGAGCGCCGATATTACCGAAGGTAGCCAGATTCAATTTATGTATGGCTATTTAGATACGCTAGTCGAAGCGGCTGAAACAGCAGCGTTTGCGGTGTTAGAGCAATTACCTCAGCACAATATACCCTTATTAAGCCTGACGGTTAGTTGTGTCGGGCGTCAATTGGCAATGGGCGAAGAAACTGCGCAAGAATTAAAGGCAATGTGTGATGTATTACCCCGTAATAGCCAGCAGATTGGCTTTTATTCATTTGGTGAAATAGCCCCCGCTGCAAATCAGGCTTATTGCAGCCTACACAATGAAACAATGACTGTAATGGCTTTATATGAACGAATCTAA
- a CDS encoding response regulator, which translates to MNESNPIHARLGKQLRRIGLADNQLPSDLAQWQGLLKLVSQSYQDALDAQALLERSLEISSQEMRQLYDDLKTETEQRIDALHKSEQKNRFMANMSHELRTPIHGILGSLEIVKNTSLDERQKLFIGTAYASCEVMLDVINNILDFSKLRSGGIELHLIEFSLRELLETISTIMGTMAQEKGLDFQCFVSEMLPNRIQADPTRVRQVLMNLIGNAIKFTEQGAITVNIDVLEYVAGKALLRFEVRDTGIGIPVAMQKSIFESFVQVDASINRRYGGTGLGLTIVREFVELMGGRIGVNSEVGQGSIFWFEIPVPVMDSSHSQLQQQVTYKRALVVDDNETNRLIFESYLHALSIEAQTVSSGKTALQALEQAYTTQNGYDLVLLDWFMPQMDGISLARHIRADARFDNVPLVMITSYGLAQDKQKQLNVQAALTKPVSLVTLRDVLLDTFRRFNSRDISLKPSAIQKTVLLAEDNQVNALIAVTMLEQIKLKVEHVTTGTAVLERVKKKTYDLILMDINMPEMDGYSATEQIRQWEVEGIIRQHMPIIAMTANALSGDEERCLDSGMDDYLAKPVKQDELLRVVKQWLDIGVLKALSEPV; encoded by the coding sequence ATGAACGAATCTAATCCAATACATGCCCGTTTGGGCAAGCAGTTAAGACGCATTGGCTTAGCTGACAATCAATTACCCAGCGATTTGGCACAGTGGCAAGGCTTATTAAAATTAGTTAGCCAGTCTTATCAAGATGCATTAGATGCGCAAGCCTTATTAGAGCGCTCGCTAGAAATATCCTCACAGGAAATGCGACAGCTTTATGACGACCTAAAGACAGAAACTGAACAGCGCATTGATGCTCTACATAAATCCGAGCAGAAAAATCGCTTTATGGCGAATATGAGCCATGAACTACGCACGCCCATTCACGGTATCTTAGGTTCATTGGAAATTGTAAAAAATACCAGTTTAGATGAGCGGCAAAAACTGTTTATCGGGACAGCCTATGCTTCTTGTGAGGTCATGCTGGACGTCATTAATAATATTCTGGATTTTTCCAAGTTACGTTCCGGCGGTATTGAATTACACCTGATTGAATTTTCCTTGCGGGAGTTATTAGAAACTATTAGCACTATTATGGGCACAATGGCACAGGAAAAAGGTTTAGACTTTCAGTGTTTTGTTTCGGAAATGTTGCCTAATCGCATTCAAGCCGATCCCACCCGTGTGCGCCAAGTACTGATGAATTTGATTGGTAATGCTATTAAATTTACCGAGCAAGGCGCAATAACTGTCAATATTGACGTATTGGAATACGTAGCAGGTAAAGCGTTATTGCGTTTTGAAGTGCGTGATACGGGCATTGGGATTCCGGTCGCTATGCAAAAAAGTATTTTTGAATCCTTTGTGCAAGTGGATGCTTCGATTAATCGGCGGTACGGCGGCACAGGTTTGGGTTTAACCATTGTGCGCGAGTTCGTCGAATTAATGGGGGGGCGTATTGGAGTGAATAGCGAAGTTGGGCAGGGCAGTATCTTCTGGTTTGAAATTCCTGTGCCCGTGATGGATTCCAGTCATAGCCAATTACAGCAACAAGTGACCTATAAACGCGCGTTGGTAGTGGATGATAATGAAACCAACCGTTTGATTTTTGAAAGTTATTTACATGCCTTAAGTATCGAAGCACAAACGGTTAGCAGCGGTAAAACCGCCTTACAAGCCTTAGAGCAAGCTTATACAACACAAAATGGCTACGATTTAGTTTTACTTGATTGGTTTATGCCACAAATGGATGGCATTAGTTTAGCGCGTCATATTCGTGCGGATGCCCGTTTTGATAATGTGCCCTTGGTTATGATTACCTCGTATGGCTTAGCACAAGACAAGCAAAAGCAATTGAATGTACAAGCTGCTTTAACAAAGCCGGTGAGTTTAGTAACCCTGCGCGATGTGTTATTGGATACGTTCCGTCGCTTTAACAGTCGTGATATTAGCCTTAAACCCAGTGCAATACAGAAAACGGTATTGCTGGCAGAAGATAATCAAGTCAATGCGTTAATAGCCGTCACTATGTTGGAACAGATTAAGCTGAAAGTCGAACATGTGACAACAGGTACAGCAGTATTAGAACGGGTTAAGAAAAAAACCTATGACCTGATTTTGATGGATATTAATATGCCTGAAATGGATGGTTATAGCGCAACTGAACAAATTCGCCAATGGGAAGTAGAAGGTATTATTCGCCAACATATGCCGATTATTGCCATGACAGCTAATGCTTTGTCGGGTGATGAAGAACGCTGTTTAGACTCAGGTATGGATGATTACTTAGCTAAGCCCGTTAAACAAGATGAGTTGCTGCGTGTGGTTAAACAATGGTTGGATATCGGTGTTTTAAAAGCGTTGAGTGAACCTGTTTAA
- a CDS encoding OmpA family protein, with protein sequence MKSLFGENTNYIQDTEEQWLSVSDLMSGLMIVFLFIAITYMRTVKQENTKMREVAVAYQENQVSIYDALMKEFKNDLSKWNAKIDQETLSFEFNSPDVLFDNGETSIKNNFKAILEDFFPRYINQIRPFRSSINEIRLEGHTSSSWGTTVSETDAYFNNMALSQGRTRSVLQYIYQLPNISHDQNWIKTNIAAVGFSSARPVINNSLQEDSNASRRVTFRIITNSEIQIKKILEK encoded by the coding sequence ATGAAAAGCTTATTTGGAGAAAATACGAATTATATACAAGATACTGAAGAACAATGGCTTTCAGTTTCTGATTTGATGTCTGGCTTAATGATTGTATTTTTGTTCATTGCCATTACCTATATGCGTACAGTGAAACAAGAAAATACCAAAATGCGTGAAGTGGCTGTTGCATATCAAGAAAATCAAGTATCTATCTATGATGCACTTATGAAAGAATTCAAAAATGATCTCAGCAAATGGAATGCCAAAATTGATCAAGAAACCTTAAGCTTTGAATTTAACTCGCCTGACGTTTTATTCGATAATGGAGAAACTAGTATAAAAAACAATTTCAAGGCGATTTTGGAAGACTTTTTCCCTCGGTATATTAACCAAATTCGACCCTTCAGATCTTCTATTAATGAAATACGTTTAGAAGGGCATACTAGTAGTAGTTGGGGTACAACTGTATCTGAAACGGATGCTTATTTCAATAATATGGCTTTATCTCAGGGACGTACCCGTTCGGTTTTACAATATATCTATCAACTACCTAATATATCTCATGATCAAAATTGGATAAAAACTAATATTGCTGCCGTCGGTTTTTCGTCTGCCCGTCCCGTTATTAATAACAGTTTACAAGAAGACTCTAATGCTTCAAGACGCGTAACATTTAGAATTATTACAAACTCCGAAATACAAATAAAAAAGATATTGGAAAAATAG
- the murA gene encoding UDP-N-acetylglucosamine 1-carboxyvinyltransferase: MQKLIIEGGVALDGNVTISGAKNAVLPLLAATLLAETPMTIRNVPRLKDVSTLAAVIAGMGVKVEFDAENNIHTDTASIHTYCAPYDLVRTMRASILVLGPMVARFGEAEVSLPGGCAIGSRPVNIHIAGLEAMGAQVVVEEGYIRAKASRLKGARIVMDIVTVTGTENLLMAAVLAEGTTVLENAAREPEVVDLANCLIAMGANIKGAGTDKIIVEGVERLNGIDYSVLPDRIETGTFLAAAAITGGRVRTLKAAPDTLDAVLHKFTEAGALVTTGDDWIELDMRGRTLKAVDIRTDPYPAFPTDMQAQFMAMNCLSRGIGVIVETIFENRMMHVAELMRLGANIRLEGNTAIVAGMPSLKGAPVMATDLRASASLILAGLAAQGKTTVDRIYHTDRGYEKIEEKLTRLGARIQRVSE, encoded by the coding sequence ATGCAAAAACTGATTATCGAAGGGGGAGTTGCTTTAGATGGGAATGTCACCATCTCAGGCGCGAAAAATGCGGTATTACCTTTACTAGCCGCTACCCTATTAGCCGAAACCCCTATGACGATTCGCAATGTGCCACGCCTGAAAGACGTTAGCACCTTAGCGGCGGTTATTGCAGGCATGGGCGTCAAGGTCGAATTTGATGCTGAGAATAATATTCATACCGACACCGCCAGTATTCATACTTATTGCGCCCCTTATGATTTAGTTCGCACGATGCGCGCGTCTATTTTGGTACTAGGGCCGATGGTGGCGCGTTTTGGTGAAGCGGAAGTGTCGTTACCCGGTGGCTGTGCAATTGGTAGCCGCCCGGTGAATATCCATATCGCGGGCCTAGAAGCGATGGGTGCTCAAGTCGTGGTGGAAGAAGGTTATATTCGTGCCAAAGCTTCCCGTTTAAAAGGCGCGCGGATTGTTATGGATATTGTGACCGTGACGGGCACTGAAAATCTGTTAATGGCTGCCGTGTTAGCCGAAGGGACAACCGTACTGGAAAATGCCGCGCGTGAACCCGAAGTGGTGGATTTAGCCAATTGCTTAATTGCGATGGGTGCGAATATTAAAGGCGCGGGCACAGATAAAATTATCGTGGAAGGCGTGGAGCGCTTAAACGGTATTGATTACAGCGTATTGCCCGACCGTATCGAAACAGGCACATTCTTAGCCGCTGCCGCCATTACAGGTGGGCGGGTACGTACTTTAAAGGCTGCACCGGATACCTTAGATGCAGTACTGCATAAATTTACCGAAGCAGGCGCATTAGTCACCACTGGCGACGATTGGATTGAATTGGACATGCGCGGTCGCACCTTAAAAGCAGTCGATATCCGCACTGACCCTTATCCGGCGTTTCCTACCGATATGCAGGCGCAATTCATGGCCATGAACTGCTTATCCAGAGGCATTGGTGTGATTGTGGAAACCATCTTTGAAAATCGCATGATGCACGTCGCGGAATTAATGCGCTTGGGAGCGAATATTCGTTTAGAAGGCAATACTGCCATTGTTGCAGGCATGCCCAGTTTAAAAGGCGCGCCGGTAATGGCAACCGATCTACGCGCCTCTGCTTCGCTGATTCTGGCAGGTTTAGCGGCGCAAGGTAAAACCACGGTAGACCGTATTTATCACACCGACCGGGGTTATGAAAAAATTGAGGAAAAACTAACGCGACTGGGCGCACGTATTCAGCGTGTAAGTGAATGA
- a CDS encoding DUF1343 domain-containing protein gives MLKFGLDRLLESVELRKPLAGKRIALLAHPASVTADLTHALDALAALPDINLTAAFGPQHGIKGDKQDNMMESPDFIDPDYGIPIFSLYGEVRKPTPAMLDTFDVLLVDLQDLGCRIYTFITTLRYVLEAAAATGKSVWVLDRPNPVGRPVEGLSLREGWESFVGAGAMPMRHGLTMGELGLWFIDTLKLDVDYQLITMQGWQPEAAPGYGWCLGEREWVNPSPNAPNLSMARCYAGTVMLEGTTLSEGRGTTRPLELFGAPDIQAKHVIKTMQTLAPDWLKGCILRECWFEPTFHKHVKQLCSGVQIHVEAPHYQHQQFQPWRVQALSFKAIHKLYPDYALWRDFPYEYAFGKLPIDVINGSPLLREWVEDAQATPADLDALTRPDEQAWQQVCHAYLRY, from the coding sequence ATGCTTAAATTTGGTCTGGATCGCTTGCTGGAATCCGTAGAACTACGTAAACCCTTAGCAGGCAAACGCATTGCATTACTCGCGCATCCCGCTTCAGTGACGGCTGACTTAACCCATGCGTTAGACGCTTTAGCTGCCTTGCCTGACATTAACCTGACAGCCGCTTTTGGGCCGCAACACGGCATTAAAGGCGATAAACAAGACAATATGATGGAATCGCCGGATTTCATCGACCCGGATTATGGCATTCCAATCTTCAGTTTATACGGTGAAGTACGTAAGCCCACACCCGCAATGTTGGACACGTTTGATGTCTTATTGGTGGATTTACAAGATTTAGGCTGTCGTATTTATACCTTTATTACCACGCTGCGGTATGTGTTAGAGGCAGCAGCGGCAACAGGCAAAAGCGTGTGGGTATTAGACCGACCGAATCCAGTCGGTCGTCCGGTGGAAGGCTTAAGTTTGCGCGAGGGTTGGGAAAGCTTTGTTGGTGCGGGTGCAATGCCTATGCGGCACGGGCTAACAATGGGCGAATTAGGCTTATGGTTTATTGATACCTTGAAGCTGGATGTCGATTATCAACTAATTACTATGCAAGGTTGGCAGCCGGAAGCCGCGCCCGGTTATGGTTGGTGTTTAGGTGAACGTGAATGGGTGAACCCCAGCCCGAATGCGCCGAATCTATCAATGGCGCGTTGTTATGCAGGTACGGTCATGTTGGAAGGCACAACCTTATCCGAAGGACGTGGCACAACCCGCCCCTTGGAATTGTTCGGCGCACCGGATATACAAGCCAAGCACGTCATTAAAACCATGCAAACGCTTGCGCCTGATTGGTTAAAAGGCTGTATTTTACGCGAATGTTGGTTTGAACCCACCTTTCATAAACATGTAAAACAGCTCTGTTCTGGTGTGCAGATTCATGTGGAAGCACCACATTATCAACATCAGCAATTCCAACCGTGGCGAGTACAAGCTTTAAGCTTTAAAGCGATTCATAAGCTCTATCCCGATTATGCGTTGTGGCGTGATTTTCCGTATGAATACGCCTTTGGCAAATTACCGATTGATGTCATTAATGGCTCGCCTTTATTACGCGAGTGGGTAGAGGATGCACAAGCTACCCCCGCCGATTTAGACGCACTGACACGCCCCGATGAACAAGCATGGCAGCAAGTTTGCCATGCTTATTTGCGCTATTGA
- the hisG gene encoding ATP phosphoribosyltransferase, with protein MNRPLTIALSKGRIFKDTVPLLKAAGIEPLEDPETSRKLILDTNRDDVKLVIIRATDVPTYVQYGAADLGVAGKDVLMEHGGQDVYELLDLKIARCKLMVAGFADKPLPETGLKVATKFVNCTRHYFAQQGRQVDVIKLYGSMELAPLVGLADCIVDVVDTGNTLRANGLAPLEHMADITSRLIVNKASMKLKHAPIRELIEHIQRAVAERNPV; from the coding sequence ATGAATAGACCGCTAACTATTGCGCTCTCCAAAGGGCGTATTTTTAAAGATACCGTGCCGCTCTTAAAAGCAGCGGGTATTGAGCCGTTGGAAGACCCTGAAACCAGCCGTAAGCTGATTTTAGATACCAATCGCGACGATGTTAAATTGGTAATTATCCGCGCGACCGATGTACCGACTTATGTGCAATACGGCGCAGCCGATTTAGGCGTGGCGGGTAAAGACGTATTAATGGAACACGGTGGGCAAGATGTTTATGAATTGCTCGACCTAAAAATTGCCCGTTGCAAATTAATGGTAGCGGGCTTCGCGGATAAACCTTTACCGGAAACAGGCTTAAAAGTTGCCACCAAGTTTGTGAATTGCACCCGTCATTACTTCGCCCAGCAAGGGCGACAAGTAGATGTAATCAAATTATACGGGTCTATGGAATTAGCACCCTTGGTGGGCTTAGCCGATTGCATTGTCGATGTAGTCGATACCGGCAATACCTTACGTGCGAATGGTTTAGCGCCACTGGAACACATGGCCGATATAACCTCGCGCCTGATTGTTAACAAAGCTTCAATGAAACTCAAACATGCGCCGATTCGCGAGTTGATCGAACATATTCAACGCGCAGTCGCTGAAAGGAATCCAGTATGA
- the rnhB gene encoding ribonuclease HII codes for MIIAGVDEVGRGPLAGAVVAAAVILDPNQPIVGLKDSKQLSEKKRDALALEIKQKALAWSIGRAEVAEIDQINILQASLLAMRRAVEGLAIQPQWVQVDGNRCPSLPEGMQCEAIIKGDSKIAAISAASIIAKVARDAELVALDQAYPQYQFAKHKGYGTALHLALLQVYGASPVHRRSFAPVKKALQQHMAS; via the coding sequence ATGATAATTGCTGGGGTAGATGAAGTTGGGCGCGGGCCTTTAGCCGGTGCAGTGGTAGCCGCTGCGGTTATTTTAGACCCTAATCAACCCATTGTAGGTTTAAAAGATTCCAAGCAATTATCCGAGAAAAAGCGCGATGCCTTAGCGTTAGAGATCAAACAAAAAGCCTTAGCATGGAGTATTGGACGGGCGGAAGTCGCAGAAATTGACCAGATCAATATTCTACAAGCTAGTTTATTAGCCATGCGCCGCGCCGTTGAAGGTTTAGCTATACAGCCGCAATGGGTGCAAGTGGATGGTAATCGTTGCCCGAGTCTACCTGAAGGCATGCAATGTGAGGCGATTATTAAAGGCGATAGTAAAATTGCTGCCATTTCTGCCGCTTCGATTATTGCTAAAGTCGCAAGGGACGCAGAATTGGTTGCCTTAGATCAAGCATACCCACAGTACCAATTTGCGAAACATAAAGGCTATGGTACTGCACTGCATTTAGCCTTATTGCAAGTATACGGGGCAAGTCCGGTACATCGCCGTAGTTTTGCGCCTGTGAAAAAAGCACTGCAACAACATATGGCAAGTTAA
- a CDS encoding TlpA disulfide reductase family protein produces the protein MNFIKNTLLATSISLALLAWSGSAAAVTDLQGKDIAIKSLVGKGHWTVFELWSSDCRMCKKSIESTNQFHAANPQVKMYGIALDGPGREEAVQEFIDQHNIVYPTLISDAVEMDTFLYKTARESFIGTPTLLVFNPKGELVAVQPGTVTPTELSNFIKEHDQSVNSKNAEVEHAEKRG, from the coding sequence ATGAACTTTATAAAAAATACATTATTAGCCACATCCATTAGTTTAGCTTTATTAGCTTGGTCAGGCAGCGCGGCGGCGGTTACTGACTTACAGGGGAAAGACATTGCTATCAAATCATTGGTAGGCAAAGGGCATTGGACAGTATTTGAATTATGGTCGTCTGATTGCCGTATGTGTAAAAAAAGCATTGAAAGTACTAATCAATTTCACGCGGCAAATCCGCAAGTCAAAATGTACGGAATTGCCTTAGATGGCCCGGGGCGTGAAGAAGCGGTGCAAGAGTTTATTGATCAACACAATATCGTATACCCGACGCTGATTAGCGATGCGGTGGAAATGGATACTTTTCTTTATAAAACCGCGCGTGAGAGCTTTATTGGCACGCCTACACTATTAGTGTTTAATCCCAAAGGTGAATTAGTGGCGGTTCAGCCGGGAACTGTAACTCCGACCGAACTTAGCAACTTTATTAAGGAGCATGACCAGTCAGTCAATTCTAAAAACGCTGAAGTTGAACATGCTGAAAAACGCGGCTAA
- the aroG gene encoding 3-deoxy-7-phosphoheptulonate synthase AroG has translation MKYQTDDVRIVGMHELTPPVELHREFPLSEQASATVYNARQTAHNILHGEDDRLLVVTGPCSIHDVDAAMEYAQRLLPLCEQYKDTLHIIMRVYFEKPRTTVGWKGLINDPNLDNSFQINDGLKIARKLLLDLNNMGMPAATEYLDLISPQYVADLISWAAIGARTTESQGHRELSSGISCPIGFKNGTYGNLNIAVDAIGAACRPHHFLSVTKEGRTAIFATKGNEDCHIILRGGQEPNFDAASVANAVAALEKAKLPPYLMVDFSHANSYKDYRRQPEVAANVAEQIAGGSKAIMGVMIESHLVEGNQKADGKKREELTYGQSITDACINWDTTVQVLDQLSQAVAARRTRG, from the coding sequence ATGAAATACCAAACTGATGACGTCCGCATTGTCGGCATGCACGAATTAACCCCGCCAGTCGAGCTACATCGTGAATTTCCCTTATCTGAACAAGCCTCGGCTACGGTGTATAACGCTCGTCAAACGGCACATAACATTTTACACGGTGAAGATGATCGCTTATTAGTCGTCACGGGACCTTGCTCGATCCACGACGTGGACGCAGCAATGGAATACGCCCAACGCTTATTACCGTTGTGTGAACAATATAAAGACACCTTGCATATTATTATGCGTGTGTATTTCGAGAAACCGCGTACCACGGTCGGCTGGAAAGGTTTAATCAATGACCCTAATTTGGATAATAGCTTCCAAATTAATGACGGTCTAAAAATCGCGCGTAAACTGTTGTTAGACTTAAACAATATGGGTATGCCTGCCGCCACGGAATATTTAGATTTAATCAGCCCGCAATACGTGGCCGATTTAATCAGTTGGGCAGCCATTGGTGCGCGTACCACGGAAAGCCAAGGGCATCGTGAATTATCTTCAGGTATCTCTTGCCCGATTGGTTTCAAAAATGGCACTTACGGCAATTTAAATATTGCGGTCGATGCGATTGGCGCGGCTTGCCGTCCACATCATTTCTTGTCTGTGACTAAAGAAGGGCGTACCGCTATTTTTGCCACGAAAGGCAATGAAGACTGCCATATTATTCTACGTGGTGGTCAAGAGCCTAACTTCGATGCGGCTAGCGTTGCTAACGCGGTGGCAGCCTTAGAAAAAGCCAAACTACCCCCTTATTTAATGGTCGATTTCAGCCACGCAAATAGTTATAAAGACTATCGCCGTCAGCCCGAAGTCGCCGCGAATGTTGCCGAGCAAATTGCCGGGGGCAGTAAAGCGATCATGGGTGTCATGATCGAAAGCCATTTAGTCGAAGGCAATCAAAAAGCCGATGGCAAAAAACGCGAAGAATTAACTTACGGGCAAAGCATTACCGACGCGTGTATTAATTGGGATACCACTGTACAAGTGCTAGATCAATTGTCACAAGCGGTGGCTGCCCGCCGCACACGAGGTTAA
- the hisD gene encoding histidinol dehydrogenase: MNITELTTTDSQFWNKLQDLLAWESVSDDAVFNTVNGILKDVRSRGDAAVVEYTNRFDRMQVPSMADLEIPLERLQQALANITPEQRAALEQAAARIKAYAERQKMDSWSYTEADGTLLGQQVTALDRVGLYVPGGKAAYPSSVLMNAVPAKVAGVPELIMVVPTPAGEVNELVLAAAAISNVDRVFAIGGAQAVAALAYGTQTVPQVDKIVGPGNIYVATAKRMVYGTVGIDMIAGPSEILVVCDGKTNPDWIAMDLFSQAEHDEDAQSILVCPDADFIQQVKASIERLVQEMPRKAIISTSLQGRGALILAKDMDEAVQVANYIAPEHLELSVEHPRELAKQIRHAGAIFMGRYTAEALGDYCAGPNHVLPTSRTARFSSPLGVYDFQKRSSLIDCSAEGASELGKIASILAHGEGLTAHARSAEYRIKS; encoded by the coding sequence ATGAATATTACTGAATTGACCACCACTGACAGTCAATTTTGGAACAAATTGCAAGATTTATTAGCGTGGGAAAGCGTGTCAGATGACGCGGTATTCAATACGGTCAATGGCATTTTAAAAGATGTGCGTAGTCGTGGTGATGCTGCCGTGGTGGAATACACCAACCGCTTTGACCGGATGCAAGTGCCAAGTATGGCGGATCTAGAAATCCCTCTAGAGCGCTTGCAACAAGCCCTAGCCAATATTACGCCAGAACAACGGGCAGCCTTAGAGCAAGCAGCGGCACGCATTAAAGCTTATGCTGAACGCCAAAAAATGGATTCGTGGAGCTATACCGAAGCCGATGGCACGTTATTAGGTCAACAAGTAACGGCATTAGATCGCGTTGGTTTGTATGTCCCCGGTGGCAAAGCAGCTTACCCTTCTTCTGTATTAATGAACGCTGTGCCTGCGAAAGTCGCGGGCGTGCCTGAACTGATTATGGTAGTCCCCACCCCAGCGGGTGAAGTCAACGAATTAGTGTTAGCCGCCGCCGCCATTTCTAATGTCGACCGCGTGTTTGCGATTGGTGGCGCACAAGCAGTAGCTGCGTTAGCGTATGGCACGCAAACCGTACCGCAAGTAGACAAAATCGTAGGACCGGGCAACATTTACGTCGCCACGGCCAAACGAATGGTCTACGGCACGGTCGGCATTGACATGATTGCAGGGCCTTCTGAAATTTTGGTGGTGTGTGACGGCAAAACCAACCCCGATTGGATTGCAATGGACTTGTTCTCCCAAGCGGAACACGATGAGGATGCGCAATCTATTCTGGTTTGCCCCGATGCTGACTTTATTCAACAAGTCAAAGCCAGTATTGAGCGCTTAGTACAGGAAATGCCGCGTAAAGCCATTATTAGCACTTCGCTACAAGGGCGTGGCGCGTTAATTCTGGCAAAAGATATGGACGAAGCCGTACAAGTCGCCAACTATATCGCGCCCGAACACTTGGAATTATCCGTCGAACATCCACGCGAATTAGCGAAACAAATCCGGCACGCTGGCGCGATTTTCATGGGACGCTACACCGCAGAAGCCTTAGGCGATTACTGTGCAGGACCTAACCACGTTCTGCCAACCTCGCGTACCGCCCGCTTCTCCAGCCCCTTAGGTGTCTACGACTTCCAAAAACGCAGCTCCTTAATCGACTGCTCAGCGGAAGGCGCATCCGAATTAGGCAAAATTGCCTCCATTCTGGCGCACGGCGAAGGCTTAACCGCACACGCCCGCTCTGCCGAATATCGAATTAAATCATAG